Proteins found in one Clostridium kluyveri DSM 555 genomic segment:
- a CDS encoding flavin reductase yields MIDNKAFYKLSYGLYVISSISEGKKNGQIANTVFQITSDPARIAVSINKQNLTHEYIQKSKLIGVSALSTETPLEFVGKFGFKSGRTTDKFSGVSFKAGASGVPIVLDNAASWIELKVEKEIDIDTHTIFVGKVLNSELIKDIDPMTYAYYQDVKRGKSPQTSPTHAANKNNPVKDAPKYQCSVCGFIYDPAVGDPDSGVEPGTLFEDLPKSWECPVCGVGKAKFKPLD; encoded by the coding sequence ATGATTGATAATAAAGCATTTTATAAACTAAGTTACGGCTTATATGTTATAAGCTCTATCTCTGAAGGTAAGAAAAATGGACAGATTGCCAATACAGTTTTTCAAATAACATCAGATCCAGCTAGAATTGCTGTAAGTATTAATAAACAAAATCTTACTCATGAATATATACAAAAAAGCAAGTTAATAGGGGTATCTGCCCTTTCCACGGAAACTCCTTTAGAATTTGTAGGTAAGTTTGGGTTTAAATCCGGAAGAACTACTGATAAATTTTCTGGAGTATCCTTCAAGGCAGGTGCAAGTGGCGTTCCAATAGTTCTTGACAATGCCGCTTCATGGATTGAATTAAAAGTTGAAAAAGAAATAGACATAGATACCCACACTATATTCGTTGGAAAAGTACTTAATTCAGAATTAATAAAGGATATAGATCCTATGACATATGCATATTATCAGGACGTAAAACGTGGTAAATCTCCACAGACCTCACCAACTCATGCAGCAAATAAAAATAATCCAGTAAAAGATGCTCCTAAATATCAATGTTCCGTATGTGGATTTATTTATGATCCTGCAGTTGGAGATCCTGACTCTGGTGTTGAACCAGGTACATTATTTGAAGATTTGCCTAAGAGCTGGGAATGTCCAGTCTGTGGCGTAGGCAAAGCAAAATTTAAACCTTTGGATTAA
- a CDS encoding LamB/YcsF family protein, with the protein MYKIDLNCDLGEGFGVYKMGNDEEILKYITSANIACGFHAGDPKIMHETVRLSLLNDVAIGAHPGLPDLAGFGRRNINVSPDEIYDMVVYQIGALYAFVKSEGGVMHHVKPHGTLYNMAAKNKKLARAIAEGVYNVNPEFILFGLSGSELISEGNRIGLRTASEVFADRTYQLDGSLTPRSAGNAAIITDIDKAAERVYRMIKYGLVMCEQKKDIGIKADTLCIHGDNPHSLIFVRKINKHLKDLGVYIEKIIHE; encoded by the coding sequence ATGTATAAAATAGATTTAAATTGTGATTTGGGAGAGGGCTTTGGAGTCTACAAAATGGGAAATGATGAAGAAATATTAAAATATATTACTTCCGCTAATATTGCCTGTGGATTTCATGCAGGAGATCCTAAAATAATGCATGAAACTGTAAGGCTTTCATTATTAAATGATGTGGCAATTGGAGCACATCCTGGATTACCGGATTTAGCTGGATTTGGAAGGCGTAATATTAATGTATCTCCTGATGAAATTTATGATATGGTGGTATACCAAATAGGAGCACTTTATGCTTTTGTAAAATCTGAAGGGGGTGTCATGCATCATGTAAAACCTCATGGTACACTTTATAATATGGCCGCAAAGAATAAAAAACTTGCCAGAGCCATTGCAGAAGGTGTATATAATGTGAATCCTGAATTTATTCTATTTGGATTATCTGGAAGTGAACTTATATCTGAAGGAAATAGGATAGGACTCAGAACGGCTAGCGAAGTATTTGCAGATAGGACTTATCAATTAGATGGTTCCCTTACCCCTAGAAGTGCAGGAAATGCTGCGATAATTACAGATATTGATAAAGCAGCAGAAAGAGTTTATCGTATGATAAAATATGGATTAGTTATGTGTGAGCAGAAAAAAGACATTGGAATAAAGGCTGATACTCTATGTATTCACGGTGATAACCCTCACTCATTGATTTTTGTAC
- the map gene encoding type I methionyl aminopeptidase, protein MIAIRTNKEISYMAAAGKILASCHKEIRKIIKPGLTTMEIDSFVERYLKEHGAKPEQKGYMGFPYATCASVNDEICHGFPTNKPLKEGDIVTIDMVVNLDGWLADSAWSYSVGKISEEAKNLMEVTKKCLYKGIKKAFSGNRIGDIGHTIQTYAESLGYSVVRDYTGHGIGKVMHDDVVVPHYGKPGRGLKLREGMVITIEPMINIGTYRTLLDLNNWTARTADGSLSAQYEHTIAITKNEPIILTDQDNI, encoded by the coding sequence TTGATAGCTATAAGAACTAATAAGGAAATAAGCTACATGGCAGCAGCTGGAAAAATACTGGCATCCTGTCATAAGGAAATTAGAAAAATAATAAAACCAGGTTTAACCACTATGGAAATAGATTCTTTTGTAGAGAGATATCTGAAAGAACATGGAGCAAAACCGGAACAAAAAGGTTATATGGGATTTCCCTATGCAACCTGTGCTTCTGTAAATGACGAAATTTGCCACGGTTTTCCCACAAATAAACCTTTAAAAGAAGGAGATATTGTTACCATTGACATGGTGGTAAACCTAGATGGATGGTTAGCTGACTCTGCATGGTCCTATTCAGTAGGAAAAATTTCAGAAGAAGCTAAAAATCTTATGGAAGTTACAAAAAAATGCCTTTATAAAGGTATAAAGAAAGCTTTCTCTGGAAATAGAATAGGAGATATTGGACACACTATACAAACTTATGCAGAATCTTTAGGGTATTCCGTAGTAAGAGATTACACAGGTCATGGTATTGGCAAAGTTATGCATGATGATGTGGTAGTGCCTCATTATGGAAAACCAGGTAGAGGACTAAAACTTAGGGAAGGCATGGTAATTACTATAGAGCCTATGATAAATATAGGAACCTATAGAACCCTGTTGGATCTTAACAACTGGACTGCACGCACTGCTGATGGCAGCTTATCAGCACAATATGAACACACTATTGCCATCACCAAAAATGAACCTATAATTCTAACAGATCAAGATAATATATAA
- a CDS encoding TerC/Alx family metal homeostasis membrane protein, with protein MSTKKSLLHLCFWVGLALTFNIGIYIFMGPEKALSFLGGYVIEQSLSLDNIFLFLLIFESFSIKPEYQKRVLTYGIFGAVVLRLIFIILGVTIIDKFHWMLYIFGLLLIVSGIKMFFKHNESKDFHNSKIIKLINKIIPVSKELDGEKFFTKKNGILYATPLFAILILIELSDIIFAIDSIPAIFSITTDPFIVYTSNIFAILGLRNMYFLLEKLHNKFDYVKYGVACILIFTGIKLSITFFHINISIIVSLLIIFIIMSASILTSVILNKRKKSPCSSEVSKNII; from the coding sequence ATGTCTACAAAAAAATCTTTATTACATCTATGCTTTTGGGTGGGACTTGCTTTAACATTTAACATAGGAATTTATATTTTTATGGGACCTGAAAAAGCTCTATCTTTTTTAGGGGGATATGTAATTGAACAGAGCCTAAGTCTTGATAACATTTTTCTATTTTTACTTATATTTGAAAGTTTTTCAATAAAACCAGAATATCAGAAAAGAGTACTTACCTATGGAATTTTCGGCGCAGTAGTATTGAGACTTATATTTATAATACTTGGAGTAACTATTATTGACAAATTTCACTGGATGCTGTATATATTTGGCCTATTACTTATAGTAAGTGGTATTAAAATGTTTTTTAAACATAATGAATCAAAGGATTTTCATAACAGCAAAATAATTAAATTAATTAATAAAATAATTCCTGTTTCCAAAGAATTGGACGGAGAGAAATTCTTCACTAAAAAGAATGGCATACTGTATGCCACTCCATTATTTGCTATATTAATACTAATAGAACTTTCAGATATAATTTTTGCAATAGATTCAATACCTGCTATATTCTCTATAACTACAGATCCATTTATAGTATATACTTCAAATATATTTGCTATATTAGGACTTAGAAACATGTATTTCCTTCTTGAAAAACTTCACAACAAATTTGATTATGTTAAATACGGGGTTGCGTGCATACTGATATTTACAGGTATTAAACTTTCAATTACTTTTTTTCACATAAATATTTCAATAATAGTATCACTATTAATTATATTTATAATAATGTCAGCAAGCATTTTAACTTCTGTTATTTTAAATAAAAGAAAAAAATCACCTTGTTCTTCTGAAGTTTCTAAAAATATTATATAG